From the Mammaliicoccus sciuri genome, the window TTTATATGATCAAGTTATTGACTACTTAAACCAAAAATCACAACTTTATGTCTTTAATGGATATGCAGGTGCAGATGAATCATCACGTTTAGATTTACGTGTTATTAATGAGCTACCTTGGCATAATTTATTTGCACAGAACATGTTTATTCGCCCAGAAACTAAAGAAGAAGCACTTAATATCATCCCTAATTTCACTGTTATTAGTGCACCAGGATTTAAAGCTGATCCAGAAAAAGACGGCACAAATTCTGAAACATTCATTATTACTTCGTTCAAACACCGTGTCATACTAATTGGTGGTACTGAATACGCTGGTGAAATGAAAAAAGGTATATTCTCAGTTATGAACTACTTATTACCTAAAAAAGGTATTATGAGTATGCACTGTTCAGCAAACGTAGGTTATAACAAAGATGTAGCTTTATTCTTTGGTCTATCTGGTACAGGTAAAACAACTTTATCTGCAGATCCTAATAGAAAATTAATCGGAGACGATGAACATGGTTGGAACGAAAATGGTGTCTTCAATATTGAAGGTGGTTGCTACGCTAAAACAGTAAGTCTTAGCCGTGAAAAAGAACCACAAATTTACGATGCTATCCGTTATGGAACAGTTTTAGAAAATATTACCGTAAATCCTAATGGTTCAGTAGATTATGACGACACTTCATTAACTGAAAATACAAGAGCTGCATACCCAATTGATTTTATCGATAATATTATTACACCATCAATAGCTGGTCACCCAAATACTATTATCTTCTTAACTGCAGATGCATTTGGCGTATTACCACCTATTTCTAAATTAGATAAATCACAAGCTATGTACCATTTCTTAAGTGGTTTCACTTCTAAGTTAGCAGGTACAGAAAGAGGCGTAACAAGTCCTCAACCAGTATTCTCAACATGTTTCGGTTCACCTTTCTTACCATTACATGCGACTGAATACGCTGAATTACTTGGTAAATTAATCGATGAACATAATGTAGACGTTTATCTTGTAAACACTGGTTGGACTGGTGGCGAATACGGTGTAGGTTCAAGAATGGACTTGAAACATACACGTTCAATGATTCGTCGTGCAATTAGTGGAGAAATTAAGAATTCAGAATTTGTTAAAGATGAAATCTTTGGTCTTAATATTCCGAAATATGTACCAGGTGTACCTTCAGAAATATTATATCCACGTAATTCTTGGGTATCTTCTGAAGCATATGACGAAAAAGCAAAATTACTTGCTAAGAACTTCAAAGAAAACTTCAGTAAATTCGGTGAGTCTTCTGAGCATATTCAAGAAGAAGGCGGATTCACATATAATCGCTTATAAAATACTTAAAGAGCTTGGGCCTTATTGGTCCAAGCTCTTTTCACATTTATACATCCATTCTTTAATTTGTAACAATGTTTGCTTTTCTATTTCTGGCCTTAAAACATGGCCTTCTCCACATAAATAGATTGTTTGATGATCTACCGCTTCTTGCTTTAAATGTTCTTCTAGATGATATGCCATATTAATATTAACTTGCTTATCTTCATCTCCATGAACGATTAATATAGGTGGACTATCTTTATGAATAGATTGCAATGCATTTCTACGTGCATACGCTTCATATTGTTTTTTAGGATGTCCAACCATTCTTTTTAACATCCCTCTTAGATCAATTCGTTCTTCATACATCATCAATAAATCTGAAACCCCACCCCATATAATATAACTCGTTGCTTTCACTTTTTGATACGTAAGTAAGCCTTGAATACCACCTCTAGAGAATCCAAGCATATGAACAGGAACATTTGGGTAATGTGACTTTAATATTTCGATACCTTTTATAACATCATGAAGGTCATCACCACAAAATTCATCTCTACCTTCACTACCGTTACTACCTCTGTAATAAGGTGCAAAGACAAGTGTATACTTATCTTTAAATTGCGCCATACGACCTGGTCTCACTCTACCTACTTGTCCTTTACCACCACGTAAATATACAACGATGCGATTAACACGTTTATTAGGTGTCATCAACATGCCTCTAACTTTCAATCCATCCACTTCATATATCACTTCTTCAGTTAGATGATGATTAAAGAAAACTGGCATTTTTTTCTTACTGTAGAAATCCAAGTTTATACACCCTTTCAACGCATTTTAATATTGCTGTATCTTTTAAAAGAAAACTCTTCTCTTCTTCAGGTATATCATTGATTTCTTTAGCAATAACGGGTCCATAAGTTTCGAAATATGCCTTATTGCTATCCATTGATTCTACTTCAATAAAATAGACATCTTTATTAAACGGGATTGTATCATGTACAGTATATGAAGCTATAAACGTTATATTTTTAGCAATCGCGCCTGTTTCTTCATATAATTCACGCTGAACAGCCTCTTTATTCGTTTCATTTGGTTCAACTTTCCCACCTGGAAATTCAATACCTCTTATCTTATGATGCGTTAACACATATTCATTATTAAAAATAGGAATACCTAGAACATGTTTCGCATTTTGTTGATCTGTTGGACATTTATATGCTAAATCAACATCCAATCCATTTGGATCTTTGTAGCGCATGATACACGACCTCTTTCTTCATTTATGATAAACTGTATATACATATTATTAGGAAGGTAGAAGATATTGAAAAAGTTAACCTTAACGACCTTAGTATTAACAATTACTCTTATTCTAGCAAGTTGTAGTCCGGAAGGTCAAAATAAATTTGATGATAGTAGCGATGCTATCGAAGCTTTTCAAAAAAATATTAAAAAGGTAGATTCACATTCGATTAAATCTAGTAACGAAACAACAGTTGATTTTCAAGATAAAAAAACAACGCTTAAACAACTGTCACATGGCCGAACAAACCACCATGATAAACTTGCATTTAATGTCGAACAAGAAAGTAATACAAAACAATTTCCAGTGCATAATAAAAGTGTTTGGATTGATTCAAACGAAATCAAATCCTCTCCTAAATCTAAATATTTAAATTATCATGCAAAGAATGCCGAAATAGATTATTATCAAAAAATTGGACAAGATTGGTTCGATTTAACGACTTTTAATCAAAGTTTACTTAAACCTATTGAAGACGATGTCACTTTAGAAAACGATACCCTTTCATATGAAGGTACAGGAAAAGTTATGTCATATCTCTATCAACTAGGGTTTAGTCAATCACCACTGGCAGATCAAGCATCTTTAAGCAATATTAACGACTTAAAAATTAAAAGTGGTAAGTTTAAACTTACATTCCAAAAAGACAAAACATTACCAAAAACGTTAACCTTTAACATTAAAGCAACAGGAAAAATTAAAAATGAAACGATTAACATCCATATGAAACAGACAACAGATTTCTATAAATTCAATTCCACTGATGTTAAACCATACCAGAACTTAACGAAAAACAATTATAAATAGGAGCATTGCTATGAAAAAAGTATTTATTAAATTAATACGCCTTTATCAACGATATATATCCCCACTGACACCACCAACATGCAGGTTCCAACCTACATGTTCTAACTATGCTGTTGAAGCTATTTCAGAATATGGGGTTATAAAAGGGACATGGTTAGGTACGAAACGTATCTTAAAATGCCATCCATTTCATCCAGGCGGCTACGATCCTGTCCCACCTAAAAAAGATTCATAAAATTCATTAAAAGGCATATGCGCTAAAAACTTAGCACATATGCCTTTTATTTTGTTAATTTATCTTTATCAACTATTGGTGGTACATATTTAATGAGATGACCATTAGTCTTTGCGTTATCAACAACGAAATCTTCTGTGAAATAATAATCACTTGGCGTCACATCACTCGGATAAGAACTATGCTGTGCTAAGTATGCAGTGAAGTAACTACTAAGTCCAAATTCATACATTCCACCTATGACATATTTAAGTTGATGTTCGCGGCAATATTCTATAATATCAAGTGCTTTATCTATACCTCCAACACGTGATGGTTTAATCACAACACCATCGATAAGATGTTGCTGATTAAATTGAATAATTTGCTCTAAATTCAGAGCACTTTCATCAATAAATACCGGTAACTCAAGCGTATTAACATGCTCTATATAGTCCTCATATTTAGAAAATGGCTGCTCAATATATATAAATTGTTCATCTTTAAATGTATTTAATAAAGACACATGTTCATGATTTAACACACCATTTGCATCAATCGCTCTTTGTATTTGTGGATAATGTTCTGTTAAAAATTCTATATCTTGATTAACTTCTTCATGCCATTTTAATTTAATTCTCGTTGGTAATTCACCATTATATTGTTTGAAATATTGTTCAATATTTTGATTAATTGTTGCACCATATGCTACTTCAATCGGCTTTAACTCAAGGAATTTTTGAAAGAATATCATAGACATAACACTACGTGCATTCGGGTATTCACTGAGTTCATCTATTAATTCACAACATAATGGATAGCTATTGAAATCAACAAATTCATGTTTTTCAAACCATTTTATTAAAGTTTCTTCAACTTTATTTATTGTCTCGAAATGATACCAGTCACTATTAAACGCATTGCATTCACCATAATACGTAGACCCATTCATGTCTTGCCATTCTACAATTAATGCTTCTCGTTCAATTAATTCTACTAAAGGTGTTCGTATCGGTACTCTGAAAGGTGCTTTGAATCTATAGAAATGCAAACTATTTTTTCTCATTCATGACCCACGCCTTTACTTTATATCTTGAAAGTTTACCTGTTGAAGTTCTTGGTATTTCGTTTATTTTATAAAAGTATTTTGGGTGTTTATACTTTGCTAAGTTTGAATTGAGTATATTTTTAAATGTATCATCTTGGATAGTCTGTTCCGCTTCATACACTAATGCAGGTACTTGCCCCCACTTTTCATCATCAACTGGTACAACAACACAATTTTGAACGCCCGGATGATTCAATATCACATGTTCAATTTCAAATGGATAAATATTTTCTCCACCACTAATGATTAAATCTTTTCTTCTATCATAAATATATACATAACCAGCATCATCTATTGACCCAACATCACCGGTTTTAAAATAACCATCTTCAAATGTATCTGAATTCTGACTACCTGTTAAATAACCATTCATCACACTTCCACCATATACAGCGAC encodes:
- the pckA gene encoding phosphoenolpyruvate carboxykinase (ATP), coding for MAMQSITESIELSNLLKKDTTLQQLSRTELYNHILEAGEGVLTESGAIRMETGKYTGRSPKDKFIVKEEDTEQDIDWGTINQPISESNFLNLYDQVIDYLNQKSQLYVFNGYAGADESSRLDLRVINELPWHNLFAQNMFIRPETKEEALNIIPNFTVISAPGFKADPEKDGTNSETFIITSFKHRVILIGGTEYAGEMKKGIFSVMNYLLPKKGIMSMHCSANVGYNKDVALFFGLSGTGKTTLSADPNRKLIGDDEHGWNENGVFNIEGGCYAKTVSLSREKEPQIYDAIRYGTVLENITVNPNGSVDYDDTSLTENTRAAYPIDFIDNIITPSIAGHPNTIIFLTADAFGVLPPISKLDKSQAMYHFLSGFTSKLAGTERGVTSPQPVFSTCFGSPFLPLHATEYAELLGKLIDEHNVDVYLVNTGWTGGEYGVGSRMDLKHTRSMIRRAISGEIKNSEFVKDEIFGLNIPKYVPGVPSEILYPRNSWVSSEAYDEKAKLLAKNFKENFSKFGESSEHIQEEGGFTYNRL
- a CDS encoding alpha/beta hydrolase family protein, whose translation is MDFYSKKKMPVFFNHHLTEEVIYEVDGLKVRGMLMTPNKRVNRIVVYLRGGKGQVGRVRPGRMAQFKDKYTLVFAPYYRGSNGSEGRDEFCGDDLHDVIKGIEILKSHYPNVPVHMLGFSRGGIQGLLTYQKVKATSYIIWGGVSDLLMMYEERIDLRGMLKRMVGHPKKQYEAYARRNALQSIHKDSPPILIVHGDEDKQVNINMAYHLEEHLKQEAVDHQTIYLCGEGHVLRPEIEKQTLLQIKEWMYKCEKSLDQ
- the ytkD gene encoding RNA deprotection pyrophosphohydrolase — its product is MRYKDPNGLDVDLAYKCPTDQQNAKHVLGIPIFNNEYVLTHHKIRGIEFPGGKVEPNETNKEAVQRELYEETGAIAKNITFIASYTVHDTIPFNKDVYFIEVESMDSNKAYFETYGPVIAKEINDIPEEEKSFLLKDTAILKCVERVYKLGFLQ
- the yidD gene encoding membrane protein insertion efficiency factor YidD; the encoded protein is MKKVFIKLIRLYQRYISPLTPPTCRFQPTCSNYAVEAISEYGVIKGTWLGTKRILKCHPFHPGGYDPVPPKKDS
- the menC gene encoding o-succinylbenzoate synthase, producing MRKNSLHFYRFKAPFRVPIRTPLVELIEREALIVEWQDMNGSTYYGECNAFNSDWYHFETINKVEETLIKWFEKHEFVDFNSYPLCCELIDELSEYPNARSVMSMIFFQKFLELKPIEVAYGATINQNIEQYFKQYNGELPTRIKLKWHEEVNQDIEFLTEHYPQIQRAIDANGVLNHEHVSLLNTFKDEQFIYIEQPFSKYEDYIEHVNTLELPVFIDESALNLEQIIQFNQQHLIDGVVIKPSRVGGIDKALDIIEYCREHQLKYVIGGMYEFGLSSYFTAYLAQHSSYPSDVTPSDYYFTEDFVVDNAKTNGHLIKYVPPIVDKDKLTK